One region of Salvia miltiorrhiza cultivar Shanhuang (shh) chromosome 3, IMPLAD_Smil_shh, whole genome shotgun sequence genomic DNA includes:
- the LOC131018476 gene encoding uncharacterized protein LOC131018476, which produces MDGWRWKATPYGCFTVNSAYKELSTQAGPPADHDDKLIWKAPAPPKVITTAWKALRGRLATCENLMKRLVITQNSEAKCAFCKTEIETSEHIFFSCSKTEEIWKLLLLWIGKQTTLSIKMKDHFFAFINLGSKEDLRFLLGSWMCTIWCIWKGQNECKFNNDIWNKDKMIGEIKTRVWGWLQVFGTPTVLPDFRRWFHSALLHG; this is translated from the coding sequence ATGGATGGGTGGCGATGGAAAGCCACCCCTTACGGATGTTTCACAGTGAATTCAGCTTATAAAGAACTGAGCACACAGGCTGGCCCTCCGGCGGACCACGACGACAAACTGATCTGGAAAGCCCCAGCTCCTCCCAAAGTCATAACCACAGCTTGGAAAGCACTTCGAGGAAGATTGGCGACCTGCGAAAACCTGATGAAAAGACTTGTGATCACGCAAAATTCTGAGGCTAAGTGTGCTTTCTGCAAGACGGAGATCGAAACTTCAGAGCATATCTTTTTCTCCTGCTCAAAAACCGAAGAAATCTGGAAGCTCTTACTGCTTTGGATTGGTAAACAGACAACACTCAGCATCAAGATGAAAGACCACTTTTTTGCCTTCATCAATCTTGGGAGCAAAGAAGATTTGCGTTTTCTTCTTGGAAGCTGGATGTGCACGATCTGGTGCATATGGAAAGGGCAGAATGAATGCAAATTCAACAACGACATCTGGAATAAAGATAAAATGATCGGCGAGATCAAGACGAGAGTTTGGGGTTGGCTGCAGGTGTTTGGCACGCCGACTGTCCTGCCTGATTTTAGAAGATGGTTCCATTCAGCCTTGTTACACGGCTGA